The following is a genomic window from Paenibacillus thiaminolyticus.
AAGGAAAAATTCCGCGGCAATCGCGATAACTTCCTGGACATCTTGCGTGCGGGCAAGGATCTCGGATTTACCGTATATATCGTGACCGTGAGGGATCTGAAGCTCGATGCCAAGCGAATCGCGGGCTATGATTACAACGAGGATAAGCAAGCCTGGCAGCAGGATTGGTTCCCCCCTCCCCGCATCGTCTATAACCGCATCCCGCTGCGGGAGGATGAGAATCTGCCTGCCGTCCGCAACAAGATCGAGGAGATTCTGGGCCATTCCAGCATTCGCCTGTATAATCCTTACTTTTTCAACAAATGGCAATTGTTCGAATGGCTGAAAAAATCGAGGGCCACCCGGCCCTTCATCCCCGCGACGCGGCGGCTGCGCACCTCTGTCGCGCTGGCCAAAATGTTGAACAAACATCCCTATCTGTTCCTGAAGCCGGAGACGGGCAAGGCGGGCATGGGCATTATGACGCTGCGCGTCAATCATACGAAAGCGATGAAGTTCCGGCTGAAGACTCAGGACAAGAGAAGGAGCGCCCTGTTCAAATGCGCCACGATCTCGAAGCTGTGGACCCGGATACGCAAGCAGGCCGGGACCCATGATTATATCGTCCAGCAAGGCATTCCGCTGGCTACGGTGAACCGGCGGCCGTTTGATTTGCGGGTGCTCGTGCAGAAGAACAGCAAAGGCCAATGGGATATTACCGGTGTCGGCGCCCGTGTCGCCGGCTCTTCAAGCATTACGACCCATGTCCCCCGCGGCGGAAGCATCGAGGATCCCGAGAAGCTGCTGAGCGCAAATTTCGGTGCCGAACAAGCGCGGAGAACGATGGCCCGGACTAAAAACGCGGCCATCATCATCGCCCGGCAGATCGAACGCGGCTCCGGACATATGCTGGGCGAGATGTCGATGGATTTGGGCGTGGATACGAACGGCAGCATCTGGTTCTTCGAAGCCAATGCGAAGCCGATGAAATTCGATGAGCCTCACATTCGGAGGCGCTCACTGGAACGAATATTCCAGTATTCGACTTATTTATCCCGAACCGGCGGATAACGTCAAAGAAGGTGAAGACGCTTGGATGAACCCGTTCTTGGCATCTTGACGCTCTATATGAATGAACACAAACAATTGGAAGAACGGCATATTTATCAGAAGATGACTGTGGCCGGCAAGAAGCTGGGGTTGACCGTCTTCGTATTCACCCCGGAGGATGTCGATGACCATCAGAAGCGAATCAACGGCATGTGGTACCATCCGAAGAGCGGGCGCTGGATGCGTAAATGGACCCGCTTCCCGACCATGATCTTCGACCGGTGCCGCATTCAGAAAAGCTACCGGTTCGAGCAGTTGAAGCGGTTCCGCAGCAAATACCCGAAGCTCCTGTATCTGAATCGTCCGCTCCGCAATAAATGGACGATCCACCAAGTGCTCTCCACAGTCCCGTCCTTGAAAAAGTATCTTCCCGACACAAGGCTGTATTCGGGGATTCAGGATGTGCAGCGCATGCTGAAGGAGCGGCCGCTGCTCTACCTGAAGCCGATTAACGGCACCGGAGGGCGCGGCATTCTTCGCATCCAGCGCCTCCGTTCGGCGGACGGCGTGGTCTATGTCGAGGGAAGAGATCATCGTCGGCAGGTCATCCGGCCGCTGAAAATGACCTTCTCTCAGTTGGCCGCCAGGCTAGCCTCCTGGAAGGCGAACGACCGCTATCTCATCCAGCAGGGCATCGCGCTCAAGCTGCCGAGCGGCCGCGTGCATGATTACCGGATGCTCGTTCAGAAGAACGGCTCTGGCGTCTGGTCGGTTACGGGCTGCGCCGGGCGCGTCGGACCGCTCAACAGCATCACATCCAATCTCCATGGCGGAGGCCAGGCCGTGCGAATGGAGTGGTTGCTGACGCAGTGGATAGGAGACAAGGGCCGCATCCAGGACATCCGCAAGGAGGCCGAAGTCCTCAGTCTCGCGGTAGCCGAATTCCTTGAGAAGAGATATGATGCTCTCTGCGAACTGGCGCTCGATCTCGCGATCGACCAGAAAGGACGCATCTGGCTGCTGGAGGTCAATCCGAAGCCGGCGCGAGAAGTGTTCCACCGCATCGGCGACAAGGAGACGTACCGCAACTCGATTGTGCGCCCGCTGGAATATGCATCCTGGCTGTACCGGAAAAAGGCGGGTATGAAACTGCCGGATTCCGACAAATCGCCGCTCCCGACAACCGACAACAAATCGGAAGGATAAGAATGACGGTTGAATTCAGAATCGTCCATCATATACGACAGGCGCAGCTCTCCGAGTCTGCGCCTGTCGCGGTTAAGATGCTGTCGTACGGTATAAGTCCAACAGCTCGTCGAATTGACGGATGATGACGTCCGAGCCCTGAAGCTCCTGTTCCTGGCCGAAGCCGGCAT
Proteins encoded in this region:
- a CDS encoding YheC/YheD family protein, with the protein product MSGIEQDQLPIVAILTIEDAKEKFRGNRDNFLDILRAGKDLGFTVYIVTVRDLKLDAKRIAGYDYNEDKQAWQQDWFPPPRIVYNRIPLREDENLPAVRNKIEEILGHSSIRLYNPYFFNKWQLFEWLKKSRATRPFIPATRRLRTSVALAKMLNKHPYLFLKPETGKAGMGIMTLRVNHTKAMKFRLKTQDKRRSALFKCATISKLWTRIRKQAGTHDYIVQQGIPLATVNRRPFDLRVLVQKNSKGQWDITGVGARVAGSSSITTHVPRGGSIEDPEKLLSANFGAEQARRTMARTKNAAIIIARQIERGSGHMLGEMSMDLGVDTNGSIWFFEANAKPMKFDEPHIRRRSLERIFQYSTYLSRTGG
- a CDS encoding YheC/YheD family protein, which codes for MDEPVLGILTLYMNEHKQLEERHIYQKMTVAGKKLGLTVFVFTPEDVDDHQKRINGMWYHPKSGRWMRKWTRFPTMIFDRCRIQKSYRFEQLKRFRSKYPKLLYLNRPLRNKWTIHQVLSTVPSLKKYLPDTRLYSGIQDVQRMLKERPLLYLKPINGTGGRGILRIQRLRSADGVVYVEGRDHRRQVIRPLKMTFSQLAARLASWKANDRYLIQQGIALKLPSGRVHDYRMLVQKNGSGVWSVTGCAGRVGPLNSITSNLHGGGQAVRMEWLLTQWIGDKGRIQDIRKEAEVLSLAVAEFLEKRYDALCELALDLAIDQKGRIWLLEVNPKPAREVFHRIGDKETYRNSIVRPLEYASWLYRKKAGMKLPDSDKSPLPTTDNKSEG